The window CCATAATTCAGTGGCTTGCTGCTTCTCAGGTAATTTTAActtgagttataaaaaaaaaagaggaacaaaTAGGTgatccttttgtttttctttttcaaggaTGGTTATATATAGCATCTGATGGAATAGAAATAAACCCATGTTACATTctttttgacaaaatacacCTTAATGTATTTCCTCTTAGTGACAAATGTGCTTTCTCTCTTGTTTCTTATAAAACATGTTAATTATTTGCTTCATATAGGTTCATTCTTGTAATCGTCACCCCCTGTATTTTCATTAACAGTTTGGATCCCTGACAAACAGCTTCACCCAATCTTAAAGTTTATAATTCCCATTAATTTGTGGCTATGGGCTGTTCCATTTATGCTGATTCACATCATAAGCATCGTTGTATCATTTTTGAGGGCACCATAAAAATCAGGATGAAATTATTTAAACTCttcttttgcatatttttaaGCAGATTAGTTGTACACctctttcaaataaattttttacataaTCAGGGGAAAAAAGGGAGTAGGTGAAATTGCTATATTTTGAAACTGAGAGGGGATTTGAGACAAGGTCTGATGTGTGAGGAAGTGATGGTTTTAGAAATGTCCTATCAAAGGCTAATTGCCTTTATACCAAATGGCATCTCCTCTCCCCTTCCACCCcacccccctcttttttttttttttcataatactcttctgcaaaaaatgaaaagatacaTTCATTCAGAAACCCATCTAGTAGATCAAACAGAAGAGCTTAGGGTCTGTTCTAAATGTCAAAGAACTCATTTTAGGTCCCAGGGCAGATTTTGGATTGGATATTATAATGTGATTAGTTGAAAATCAAGGAATGAAATCTGCATGCAAGGGATCTGATAGAGAAGGAAGTCGAACTTAGATCTCTGTTTTAGTGCCATAGGCAAAGCATGGAACTTAGATAGTTGTATAGATttgtttgtctctctctctctctctccttttgaGCTATAATTTGCTTCTCTCAAATAATCACATATATTGAATGGGCAAAACATGGATTTTAATAGTTCACTCTAGCAGAGGTCCTCATTTCTTGCACACAAGCCTCTTTCACAGCTGTTATTAGACCAAAAACCGTATTTTAATGTGAGAAATCTTCAGCTTTCCCATGCACAATAGTGCTCAAGGAGAGACATCTGTGTGGGAACTGAAATTGATAATGATTGGTTTTAGTGATAATAAATGGAGATTCTTTTTCTCACAGATACTGATCTTTCTTATAATCTTGGTTCATATCTTTCAGGCTCTAAGACCTTTCATTTCATACTATACATTTGGTTTGGATGAATTGCAGAACCTAGATCAGGTATTTACTGTCCTTTATTTGTTAAAAGTTCTCCATCAATGATTTTTGGGATATGTGTTAGGGCATCTGTGTCATCAATACTATTACACTTTTACAGCTTTACACTACTATCAGTaaaagtttaattatattgctttacttataaaaaaatcaatactatTAATATTTTACTGTTAGAGTGTAAAGGAACTAAATCAATTAAAATCAATATGCTTTCCATTTCTATATTATTGTGCATTCTCAGAAAATGTTCTGGTCACAAGTTTAGCAGTAAATAGTCATGTCACAGATGACGTATCTTGCATAATTCAAGTGTCCTTCAGACTTCTTAGCCACTTAATGTTCAACCTTTTCACTCtatattttaagttattaaacAGTTTTGAAAATGTGCATTATATCTTGTGAATTTCTCACTGTTGTCACTGCCAACAATTATATCTACACTTACAAATTGTGATCTTTTGGATAAGATGATCAGTATCTTTTATGCTCAGTTCCAGTAATAGCCAAAAATAGTGGTGGTCTtgctattaatttttatgtgcTGCATTTGGTGTTTTATGTCTAGCTTTTATCAAAGAATATATTACCTTTTGGCTTGACCGAAGTCTTCTATCATCTAAGAGCTACCAATTTAGCCTTCAACTTTACCGTGCATTATTCCAGGTTCCGAGACTTACTAACGAGTCTGTTTCATTTGGCATTGGGGGCAGGTGACTCGGTGGATTTTGTCCCAAAAATGGACTGTTGGAGACCTGTGGAATATGTTGGTGGAATACTCGTACCAGAAATATAAGGGACAAACAGACGTTGGATTCTTTACTTGGCTACTTCCATCTCTATTTGGCCATGATACTGAGATGTTGGACTTGCCGAATATGCCTTAACACTTCTGGACCATTGAATTGCTTATGCATCCTTCACTTTTCCATTTAGCATGTTCTTTGACCTATTtctgtaaaaaataaatattctctaaaaaaaaaaaaaaaaagcgaatGCAATCTTGTAGTTTTTGCTTGGTCTCCTGAGTTATTATTGAAGTCCCTTCCTATATTTCCATCTCTCTTTGTAtctgtttatgtttatgtatttATTGGGGGGCTTAAAAAAACCAGCTAGTCTAGAGACAAATTTTCCtctcaaattttcacaattgttgaagtAGCAAGTGTTAATGGTAAAAATTAACATGGTGTTCATGGTAAGTccatataagaaatttaatgAGGCTCGAGATTCATGTTTGAGGAGATGCAATGTTCTACCCGAGCAGTATGGACATGCCCTTGTTTACCCATGTAATAAATAGTAACAGGTTTAGTACATGCACGAAGAGAACTAGGACTACGGCTAGCTGATCCAATATTATGAGTCCACCCAATTCATCTTTTGGCTACATCTAGATGTATGACTATAGATAATTCTGCAGTGAAAGAAATTCTGATCTACcttttgtattgtattttaGGAGTAATTCTTACTCTCGAAGCACGGAATATGTTGCTATCTCCTCTTACTAGATAATTTAGCAGTGAAAGAAATTCTGATTTACtttttgtattgtattttaggagtaattcttaggtactcttAGAACACGGAGAATGACGCTACCTTCTCTTACAATTATGATAGAGtttactcattaaattcatagtaagtcaatcatgaatgtgagaggagggagtaccaTTACTTTGAGCTCTaggagtacctaagaattttctgCGTATTTTAGGAGGTATATCTAGAATCGGCTACGTGTACTTTTTTCTGCGTATTTTAGGAGGTATATCTAGAATCGGCTACGTGtacttttttccttcttatttaATGAAAATGCTCCAAGAGTATAATAATGATGTCAtccctttattattattattattattattatagttaaTATGTTGCTAATTCCATAGTTTGAAACTTTTTTCCCTAAACCTCTTAACATTTTTTGCATAGGGAGGTGTTAATTTAGTTTACAAGGCCCTTGGCTTCATTTTATATGAATAGTATgtttcactaattaaatttatggtgtgATATTCTATTCATATGAgatgatttttttgaaatattataatataattttccaTCTGGGTGGCATATGGCTCTCAAAATTAAACACTGAGCATTAGTGCCAAGTTAATGtaacaaagagaaaaaattaaagagacTTTTTGGGAAAAAGAGTTGCAAATAAAGAATCAATTGAAATAAAAAGGTATTGTTCTtagttttataatatttaattaaatgtttcacttatcaaaaaaaaaatttaattaaatgtttttttaaaatattaataacatGATAAAATTTGAATAACTTAGTAAATTATGGGAAGCCAAGTGATTCAATAaatgaacagtggtgagataggTGGGTTAGATGGATCAAATGATaaagtttttcttcaaattaatttagagaaaaattctttcaatttctctatatataaatgtttgaatttcaagtttttgtagtcttaaattatacataaaaatatatttatgaattgaataatagttaaaatttgatttaaattaaatttgatatgcatgcagcccaatagttaaattttccaaatatataaccatattaattttttaagtaggAATTTGAATGTTTTCTGTACGAACACTTTGTCCGGTTACATAAATGGCCTATCCGCTATCCTTATCCACATGGTCTAAAATGACTCTAAATAATATAACTATCATATCATATGAGCTGCGAGCTGCGAGCTGCCTCACCTCAGCGTGTCACACGcaaaaaccttaaacctctGTTCTCACTTCTCTGCTTCTGAGGGGAGGGGTGTAGCTATAGCTAAGGGCTTTTACCTGTAAAAAACTAACCGTAACTAACTTGAGCTTCAGTTccaggaaaacaaaaaaaagggatacCAAGGTAAGTTACTCAAAACAATAACAGTGTACGCTTGTTTTAAGATTTATTTATATGCTGCTCAAGTGTTTGATTTAATGTCGAAATGAATGGAATCCCCCcgcccttttatttttttcaaaactttcgATACTCCTTTGAATTGCAAACAACTTTTGAACTCTTATTTCTGCTTTGGGTCATTCTCATATGTTTGTTTCTGCTAGTTACTCACTCTAAACTATTATGCTAATTAGGAACCAGTTGTGTGTAGAAATGGCACTACAGCATGCCATAAGGCTACCATTGTCATATTCATTCTCACCTCTTAAAGAGAACATGTTCAGACTTCCCAATTCACTGGCTGGTATGAGTCCTGAAACTGAAGAAAAACGATCCAACAGTTACTTGTCTTCCTCAAGAGTGGAGCTTTTTAGTCCCTCATCGAACTTTCTGAAGTCTCCTTTGCCGGTGTGTTTTCAAGTCATGTTTAAAATCTAAACTTTATTGTACGTTTGAAATTTTGTTAACATATTTTTACATGGAATCAATTGTTGTCCAAACACAGAGTGGCAGGATCAGAACGAGTAGATTACGAGCATCTAAAAGTGTAGGAAAACTCAAGTCTAATGACGGAAAGAGAGAGCGAGGGGAGGCATCTAGTGACAGTGATGAAGAGGATGAACCTCCTTCAGGGAAGGTGGATGATCCTCATCTTATGGATGCTGAAGAGAGACGTGAATGGAGGAGGAAGATTAGAGAAGTGATTGATAGGACACCAGATGTTGAGGAGGAGGTTGACCCTGtagaaaagaggaagaagatgcaGAAGCTTATGGCTGAGTACCCACTTGTCGTGGATGAGGATGATCCTGAGTGGCCTGAAGATTCTGATGGGTGGGGATTCAGCTTGGGTCAGTTCTTTGACAAGATTACTATCAAGAACAACAAgaaagatgatgatgataattatGATAGTGACAATGAAATAGTCTGGAAAGATGATAATTATATACGTCCTATCAAAGACATACGATCTGTAGAATGGGAAGAGACTGTGTTCAAGGACATCAGTCCTCTAATCATTCTTGTGCATCATCGCTATAAAAGGtcagtaattttatttttctgttatgTTTCTTTTCCTATATTACCTTACCAACTttaaattattatgtttttcaaCTTCCTGTTGAGGATACGCAGGATTGATTTGAGTAAAAGTTTCAGTGTTTTATTTATCAAGTGTAAAGTATCTTTCTTAACTTGGTTTTTGAAGGGTATATTTTACCCACAGGAATAGTCATATTATTCATTTCACACCATTGACTTTTGAGATTTCACAGCCAAAATGATGTCTTTAGAATCttgtcaaatttttgaaaaaaaaaaaaggatgtagATGAAATTGATGCCTTATAGTTTCTTATGCTGTAAAATCATTTGGCATGAAATAATACTATCTAATACCCCTACTAGAGCCATGTTTGAAGGTTTCTCATGGATTTTTACTTCCAGTGTTATATCTTCCCAATATTTCACCCTCCATGTATTTTTCACAGAAACCTCCCTTCATTCCCCTGTCACTTGAAATCTCTGGGtctactttttaactttttatcgATTTGTCAACAACTTTCTAGTATTGGATGTACCTTTAAagaattgaatttgtttttccttGTAAGTTTCCTTTTGTGAGTGTTCATGCTTTGACATTTTCTATGTGGAGCATAAGGTTAGTGGTGGAGTATTAAATGCTTTAATTTTTGTGATGTCTATCAACATTTGCTGTTAAGCTGGTATACCAAATGCTGAACTTGTATCAGATCAATTGATCGTCGGGTGTTTGAATAGATCAATCTTTTCAAAttagtcttttatatttcttcGTTGCTTAGTATTTTTTTCAATGGCAGATTGATTGCTTAAGTTTCTATGATCAATTTCAGTGATCATTATAATTGGATTTAAAAGAAGAACTGAGTGAGTtagttatcaaaaaagaaaaagaggaaagaagaagaGTTAAGTGAGCTGTCATTGTTCTTGAGATAAATATCAAAGATTTTGGAGGACTATTGGAACATTTTGATTAATTACTGTGGGTGATGTGTCTGAAGCTGTCATACTCTTTTAAAATAATATCTGAAACTGTATTTTAATACCAGCATTTGTGTTACTTTTGCAAGCTATAAtgctacttttatttttctcagaccaaaggaaaatgaaaaaatacgGGACGAATTGGATAAAGCCGTCCAGATCATATGGAATTGTGGACTACCGTCACCAAGAGTGAGTAAAGCCAATAAATTGCTTCAGTCAACATCCATTCCTATAATCAAGATAATTGTTTCTAATATTTGTAATTGTTATATCAATAGTGTGTTGCGCTTGATGCTGTTGTTGAGGATGGCTTGGTCTCTGCATTACAAGTGTCTGTTTTCCCTGAGATTATCTTCACAAAGGCAGGGAAGATTTTATACCGTGAGAGAGGTGATTTCTAAAATTGAATGATAACCTTCAATTTCTTGCATCCCTGATATATGATTCTAATTCTTTATATGCTTGTTCTTCAGAAATTCGAACTGCAgatgaattttcaaaaataatggcattCTTTTATTATGGGGCAGCCAAGCCACCCTGTTTAAATGGCCTTGGAGATAGCCAAGCAGCAGTCCCATCTGCTCCCATCAATGGTCAAGTGTGCTGATAGCTTTGCtgaagaaatatttttgatGGGGTTGTTCCACTTACACATTTCTTGATGTACCTTTGTATGAAGAATTGAAAATGAGATGTATAGTTTACATTTACTGGTATGCAGGTAGTTGATACGATGAATAACgtgttatttgtttataaaaacTTATAAAGAAGAAATATTGTATCATACTTTTATTGAATTGCTAGTTTGCTACATCTTGTGCTTGGTAAGAACCAAGGTAATGTCTGATTTCTCATTTCAGCGTATTGACAAGAATGAGTATATAgaaataattttgtgttttccGATAGAAGCTGGATGGTTGATTGTAGTTAAAATGTGCGAAAATTGAAGCCATTCATGAAATTTCAAGGGTCTGATACTTTATTTTCAGGCATGAATGCTAAGGTACATCGcaatgataaaaattatatcaattttCTTCTATCATTATAACATTTTATGATATGTATTGTGATTGAAATTGGTACTGACTTTCGATAACCAAGAAATTACTCGTTGTGAAGTCCACAACAACAAAAGGCTTTGTGATAATGGAAGCGGAATGCAAAGAGCTGATAGGGGTTTGAGCCATCCATCTTGCACTCAGCTACACCCACAGTTCGTTTACTTGTCTTGCCTCCAAACACAGTTAGACATTGTCCTGTACTACGTGAGAGCCAGAATCGGAATTCACGGTGGTTGAACTTGGTTGGTGGGTTGATGGATTTCCAGTCGGCCTCAGCCAAGCTCTCCAATGAGCTCAATGAGCGAAGGCTCACTTTGCCTTGCCTGTCCACTGTGAGATAGCTTTGACGCCCAGAGCATTTATCCATATAATTGCCAAACCTGTCATAGATAAAGGACACAGTCTATGTTTTGTTAATATTGTCTTGTCCATGTAATGAGATACGGTCAATTTTGGACCATAAATCACATTCATTGTCATGACAAGTCTGTTTATAAGATATTTGTAGTAAAATTGATAACTTCAACATTTGCCAATCTATAATGTTGTGCAACTCTGGAAAATCTCAACCTTTTGATACAGGCTCATGATGATTAGTCTTTTTTAATTAGTCTAAAAGGTagattttcactatttttctcaaaatgttCAGGAGAATGAATGAGAACTATTATAACAGAGTCAGCTTCTAAGCCAATGAGCCAATGACaacatgtatattttttaacGGTAAATAGTAGGGTAGGGGGAGTTGGGGTTTAAACAGCAAACATCAAGCACCACAGATAGTGCCAATGACTAGTTGATCTAATTGTACTGTCCCTCTTGCTAGTGTAAGGAGGAGTCTTTGAAGGCATTGCTGTTTAGATGTTAGAATAATCAATAAAGACGACTTGGCGCAAATGGGCTATCCTGGACTTAGAACTGGAGACCTTGCTTGCGGAGTGAAGCACAGTGCATACGGTCCAACCACttggaagagagaaaaggggAAAGGGGCAACCAGCATAGGGAGCTAGCTTGCCTCCTTTGGCAACGGGTGACGAAGGGTCCAAATTAAAGGACACGCAGCTGGGGCAAGCCACAAAATCCAATAGTTCCATTTTTCTTCTTGCTCATTGATTGAAAATCAAGACTAATCAGGCTTTAATGTAAAATAATCAACATGGGAGATGTAGCCCTTTGGACCTTGGACACTAAGGCACTGTCAGAATGACATGTCATTTCATTCTATCTtcaatttatcttttttctaatttgtcttttaaaaattttttaatcattttcctTTTCATGTTCTCCTATAAGTATTAAGTATAACCTATATTAATACAATACAAAAGATTATAACTACCTATGATAGCCGGAAGCTGAACCAGAAGTAGATTGCCAACCATAATAAGCATTGTATGTTGTTGACTCGCCACCTTTAATATTTGGAACTGAGTAAACACCTCTATCATTCAAATCCACATAATCAGATTGCAAAGCACCGGCAATAAGAGTGTCATCAAATGCTGTCATGTGAGGGTAAGCTTCACTTGGAGGGCATTCACTTGTGTCACATTTCGAGCACTGGCTGCATAGCCTAGCACTCTTCAAATCTCCAGCACCATTAACAAAGGCATGAGGCATCACCTGCAGCACAACTAAGCACAAGAAGAGGTAGTTTTTAGCCATGTTTGAACCTTTTCTTGCCTAGTAGTTTTTCCAAAGTATGATTCTTAGTTGAGATTCACATGTTTATATGTTGTCACTTTTTCTTGGTTTTATCCACtatacttttttctttccaGGTGAATGAAATTATTTGTTAATCTTGTATGCTTGGCATCTTTGTTTTGATTGGATATTTTAGTTTGTACCATTAGATGATAACAACCGTGAAGCCTCAACTATTTTTGGTCTTATTAGAAAAGGCATAAATATTCTCATGTTTTTCATTCttctatcttattttatttagtgaTTCTGTAGCTTTGATTAAAACCTCAAGGCTGTGACCCTAAGAATTTGCCGAATAGTACCAAAACTTAGCATAATAAATTAACCTTAACAAGTGCAAACAAGATATTAGGCAACTGTGTGTCAATTGTTTTCCTTCATTTGGCAGCATTAGATTTTGTACTAGTCAAACGTACCTAGGTTCAAAATTTGTAACGAAGCTAGTGTGAACATGTGGTATCTAAAGTGGGTAAAGCTGTAAAAGTAGTTAAGGACAATATGCTCATCAAAACATATTTGACAAATGCTCAAGTTGTTCACTGTGATTGGTGGACGTACACAACTTTTTACATGAACCAACAatcactttccctttttttttttttttatcctgaATACCaacaatcactttttttttttttttttaccactcaCAGTTTACCATTGGaaagaaaatatgcatttgtaaaaagatattgtgaaaaaaatgatatagcGTTATTGAAAGAAAGTACGTATATGTTTAGATAAGATATTATTATTCTCATCCATGTTACTTGCTTCTATTAATTGGTGGGAAAAAAACATGTCGTGCCATTAGAAAGAAAGGAATTGCAAATTCTTAAAATCAATATAACTAAAAGATAAACCTACTGTTCAAGTGAATcgataaatatttaattattttcactAAATTAAGTGTAcaatcattattttatatttttaattttgtgttattaAATTTACATGTGTAGAATGTCATATTCCAAACAAATTATTTCTaatagatatagatcttagaaaaataaccaaaatttatataaattattaatgcacCCCGAATAATAACTAATAcgtgaaataaaaatatatttacccTATCATATGTCATCAAAATGAGTTaggaaataaaaattgttaatattaatataattaaaaatatgcataTATTATTACTTTAGTGAATACattaatgtttaattattatGACTAGATTAAgagaaataattatattattgattGCATGTGTTATTAAATTTGTTTCAATTATTGTTAAAACAACTACACATGAACTACTGCGCACCCTTGATGCGATAGTCAAtccacaaatataaatatttgtaaGGTGTGGAGAGTAAGGGCCGATGTTCAAAACTTTAAGTGAGAGTTTCATACacctattgtggggcccaacaatatatgggccaggcccatttgtTCATGGAAGCTTTAAGGCCCAGTCCGAAGAAGATGGTAGTCCAAGCTCATTAGCGTAAAGCACACATGGGCCCAGAgaggcagccgaggacggtgcagccctcggcttggtccaaagctccaccaagaaaaaggggcaaaagtggcatagggacaatcttaaaagaaaatctgaaatatctaggacaagctgcccttactgcctttCCCAGACTAAactttgcacctaacagagctatgctttttagctttatcagctactcccaacgacttaggtctgggacagatgggacaagtatcagtcttggaaatgtcaaccctacacgtggacgaaggaaattgaatgcatgctagtataaaagaaaaaatatgtaacctagaGAAGGGGCTCCAGTCCCACTGGGAAAAGAGGAGAGGTTCCAGAGGTGAATACACCTGAACCATGTATGAGCTCCTGTCGAACAGGGGTCTATGAGGATGCCTTTATGACCGGCGGCACAgtgttgctattccaacataagTCCCCATTAGGGGCTACGTCTCACAGTGTCGATGGCATgagcaagtctaggggcttcaaatATCAGACTAGCTTcccccaccttattcgaggagctaaacctttggaagataaataaataaagaaggatacaagttttggacagaaccaaggccttgtatggtcctcggacccaagcctctggggaaaccaactacttaaaaagacaatacaagttttggacagaaccaaggccttgtatggtcctcggacccaagcctctggggaaaccaactacttaaaaagacgatacaagttttggacagaaccaagaccttgtatggtcctcggacccaagcctctggggaaaccaactacttaaaaagacgatacaagttttggacagaaccaaggccttgtatggtcctcggacccaagcctctggggaaaccaactacttaaaacgacgatacaag of the Quercus robur chromosome 10, dhQueRobu3.1, whole genome shotgun sequence genome contains:
- the LOC126702531 gene encoding thioredoxin-like fold domain-containing protein MRL7L, chloroplastic; the protein is MALQHAIRLPLSYSFSPLKENMFRLPNSLAGMSPETEEKRSNSYLSSSRVELFSPSSNFLKSPLPSGRIRTSRLRASKSVGKLKSNDGKRERGEASSDSDEEDEPPSGKVDDPHLMDAEERREWRRKIREVIDRTPDVEEEVDPVEKRKKMQKLMAEYPLVVDEDDPEWPEDSDGWGFSLGQFFDKITIKNNKKDDDDNYDSDNEIVWKDDNYIRPIKDIRSVEWEETVFKDISPLIILVHHRYKRPKENEKIRDELDKAVQIIWNCGLPSPRCVALDAVVEDGLVSALQVSVFPEIIFTKAGKILYREREIRTADEFSKIMAFFYYGAAKPPCLNGLGDSQAAVPSAPINGQVC